Proteins from a genomic interval of Phenylobacterium sp. LH3H17:
- a CDS encoding SDR family NAD(P)-dependent oxidoreductase has product MGDGRSTGEAASRRTMLGLGLGLAVAGAASAADLKNAPSPITRKASPGRFAGKVVLITGATSGIGKATAHAFAMEGAKVMFCGRREALGAEVQAAIRSAGGEATYRKADVRVDEEVAALVAACVKTYGGLDVAFNNAGIGQGGAVLGSMDWKAHNNLMETNLNGVLRGMDRQVPALRARGGGAIINTASVLGYAGNPQLLSYSLSKAGVLSATRSAALQLARDNIRVNAVSPGPIDTPMMGGGAADASGKRTPAGRAGQPEEIARAVMYLASDEASYVTGEDLRVDGGLRAS; this is encoded by the coding sequence ATGGGCGACGGCAGAAGCACCGGCGAGGCGGCCTCGCGCCGAACGATGTTGGGACTGGGCCTGGGACTGGCCGTGGCCGGCGCGGCCTCCGCGGCCGACCTGAAAAACGCGCCGTCGCCGATCACCCGGAAGGCCTCTCCCGGCCGGTTCGCCGGAAAGGTCGTGCTGATCACCGGCGCCACCTCGGGAATCGGCAAGGCCACCGCGCACGCCTTCGCCATGGAGGGGGCCAAGGTGATGTTCTGCGGCCGGCGCGAGGCCCTGGGCGCCGAGGTCCAGGCGGCGATCCGGTCCGCGGGCGGCGAGGCCACCTATCGCAAGGCCGACGTGCGGGTGGACGAGGAGGTCGCGGCCCTGGTCGCTGCATGCGTCAAGACTTATGGCGGTCTGGACGTCGCCTTCAACAATGCCGGGATCGGGCAGGGCGGCGCCGTGCTGGGCTCCATGGACTGGAAAGCCCACAACAACCTGATGGAGACCAACCTCAATGGCGTGCTGCGCGGCATGGACCGCCAGGTCCCGGCGTTGCGCGCGCGTGGAGGCGGAGCGATCATCAACACCGCCTCGGTGCTGGGCTATGCCGGCAATCCGCAGCTCCTGTCCTATAGCCTGTCCAAGGCCGGCGTCCTCAGCGCGACGCGTAGCGCCGCACTGCAGCTCGCCCGGGACAACATCCGGGTCAACGCCGTCTCGCCGGGCCCCATCGATACGCCGATGATGGGCGGCGGCGCGGCCGACGCCTCGGGCAAGCGCACGCCCGCGGGCCGCGCCGGCCAGCCGGAGGAGATCGCCCGGGCGGTGATGTATCTGGCCTCCGACGAGGCGAGCTATGTCACCGGCGAGGACTTGCGGGTCGACGGAGGACTGCGGGCCTCCTAG
- a CDS encoding CoA transferase, with protein sequence MTVAEQAFEQLMRLAGRERPDFVTFDEGPAGMKTRFHAEAAAAAALAAGGTLAADLWKLRSGQDQEVRVSTREAGAALVSFALQTFQDPSRAPPSRPDDAGGGGRGTPAMGFFRAKDDRWVFLHPSFPASAAKLHELMGSPADAAAVAATALTWDALDLENAIASAGICGAMVRSPEEWDASEQGRILAARPLVEVVKIADGPPMPLPARGDAALAGVRVLDLTRVLAGPTCGRTLAQYGADVLYVASPKLPATEFFVSDVGHGKLSTWLDLTDEADRARLSELIASCDVFSQGYRLGSLQRMGLGAVDLARLRPGIVYTSINAYGHEGPWANRPGWEQLAQTVTGLAHVHGSYTFGGEKGPQLQPGAVTDYTTGFLAAFGTMVALDRRARFGGSYMVRVSLAQTGMWLRSLGLAGPGHLDSVQPPTPEEIDGWRIESDSGFGAVRHLRPPVMLSATPARWRRPTTPLGFHEAAWPS encoded by the coding sequence ATGACGGTCGCCGAGCAGGCTTTTGAACAGTTGATGCGCCTGGCCGGCCGTGAACGCCCGGACTTCGTCACCTTCGACGAGGGACCCGCCGGAATGAAGACCCGGTTCCACGCCGAGGCCGCCGCGGCCGCGGCCCTGGCCGCCGGCGGGACGCTCGCCGCCGACCTCTGGAAACTGCGCTCGGGCCAGGACCAGGAAGTGCGCGTCTCCACCCGCGAAGCCGGCGCGGCCCTGGTCAGTTTCGCGCTGCAGACCTTCCAGGATCCTTCGCGCGCCCCGCCTTCCCGCCCGGACGACGCTGGCGGCGGGGGCCGCGGCACGCCGGCAATGGGGTTCTTTCGCGCCAAGGACGATCGGTGGGTCTTTCTCCATCCCAGCTTCCCGGCCAGCGCCGCCAAGCTGCACGAGTTGATGGGATCGCCTGCGGACGCCGCGGCGGTCGCCGCCACGGCACTGACCTGGGACGCGCTCGACCTGGAGAACGCCATCGCCTCCGCCGGGATCTGCGGCGCCATGGTGCGCTCTCCGGAGGAATGGGATGCCTCCGAGCAGGGCCGCATTCTCGCCGCGCGGCCGTTGGTGGAGGTGGTCAAGATCGCCGATGGGCCGCCCATGCCCCTGCCCGCACGCGGCGACGCGGCGCTGGCCGGAGTGCGCGTACTCGACCTGACCCGCGTCCTGGCAGGCCCGACCTGCGGCCGGACCTTGGCCCAATATGGCGCGGACGTGCTCTATGTGGCCTCGCCCAAACTGCCGGCCACCGAGTTCTTCGTCAGCGACGTCGGTCACGGCAAGCTCTCCACTTGGCTGGACCTGACCGACGAGGCAGACCGCGCGCGGCTGAGCGAACTGATCGCAAGCTGCGACGTGTTCAGCCAGGGCTACCGGCTGGGCTCGCTGCAACGCATGGGCCTGGGTGCGGTGGACCTGGCGCGCCTGCGGCCGGGCATCGTCTACACCTCGATCAACGCCTACGGCCACGAAGGCCCATGGGCGAACCGGCCCGGGTGGGAGCAGCTGGCCCAGACGGTGACGGGCCTGGCCCATGTGCATGGCAGCTACACCTTCGGCGGAGAGAAAGGCCCGCAGCTCCAGCCGGGCGCGGTGACGGACTATACGACCGGCTTCCTGGCGGCGTTCGGGACCATGGTGGCGCTGGATCGACGCGCCAGGTTCGGCGGCAGCTACATGGTGCGGGTCTCCCTGGCCCAGACCGGCATGTGGCTGCGGAGCCTGGGCCTGGCCGGACCGGGCCATCTCGACTCCGTTCAGCCGCCCACGCCCGAGGAGATCGACGGCTGGCGCATCGAAAGCGACTCCGGCTTCGGCGCGGTTCGCCACCTGCGCCCGCCGGTGATGTTGTCGGCCACGCCCGCCCGCTGGCGGCGACCGACCACGCCGCTGGGGTTCCATGAGGCGGCCTGGCCGAGCTAG
- a CDS encoding sulfurtransferase TusA family protein has translation MPSPEPVPEILVDARGHRCPVPTLRLRRALEDAPPGARVRLLADDPLARIDVPHFAAGAGFEVIEVIEEAGALGFLVGRPG, from the coding sequence ATGCCTTCGCCCGAGCCCGTGCCGGAAATCCTCGTGGACGCCCGCGGTCACCGCTGTCCCGTCCCGACCCTGCGCCTGCGCCGCGCCCTGGAGGACGCCCCACCCGGCGCCCGCGTGCGCCTGCTGGCCGACGATCCCCTGGCCCGTATCGACGTCCCCCATTTCGCGGCGGGCGCGGGTTTCGAGGTGATCGAGGTCATTGAGGAGGCCGGCGCGCTGGGCTTCCTTGTGGGACGACCAGGCTAG
- a CDS encoding YihY/virulence factor BrkB family protein — MRRRASFSTFRAMLIAQVTRRLREMDWDPMHWLRLALLISGKALTRLWGRDVMLYVGGVSFFVMLAVFPALAITIGVYGLLADPSAAARQAEQLATMMPAGARSLFTSELTRLAHAPFQVVSTQSGVALVIGGYAAHRGFKALLAGLSFIHDEDAPRGFVGFNVMALIVLVAAFAMLGFLSVVFFYFRFVAAAFDLKPLAGVTWLYSEWTWASVGVTVAMTLIYRFAMSSVPVAWRASIIGGIAAAFLCLGASWASAIYVEQIASLGATYGSVAAVVVFLIWLSWNVNAVFLGGALATEIEILLLERRPARRLLTDQRKP; from the coding sequence TTGCGCCGACGCGCGAGCTTCAGCACTTTCCGCGCCATGTTGATCGCCCAGGTAACCCGACGGCTGCGCGAGATGGACTGGGACCCGATGCACTGGCTGCGTCTGGCCCTGTTGATCTCCGGCAAGGCTCTGACCAGGCTCTGGGGCCGGGACGTCATGCTCTATGTGGGCGGCGTCTCGTTCTTTGTCATGCTGGCGGTGTTTCCGGCCCTGGCCATCACCATTGGAGTCTACGGACTTCTGGCCGATCCTTCGGCTGCGGCGCGTCAGGCCGAGCAACTGGCGACCATGATGCCGGCCGGCGCCCGGAGCCTGTTCACCAGCGAGCTGACCCGGCTGGCCCACGCGCCCTTCCAGGTGGTCTCGACCCAGAGCGGGGTGGCGCTGGTGATCGGCGGCTATGCCGCTCACCGGGGGTTCAAGGCCCTGCTGGCCGGACTGTCCTTCATCCACGACGAGGACGCGCCGCGCGGCTTCGTGGGGTTCAACGTCATGGCCCTGATCGTGCTGGTCGCGGCCTTCGCCATGCTGGGCTTCTTGTCCGTCGTCTTCTTCTACTTCCGCTTCGTGGCCGCCGCCTTCGACCTGAAGCCGCTGGCCGGCGTCACCTGGCTCTACAGCGAGTGGACCTGGGCCAGCGTGGGCGTCACCGTGGCCATGACCCTGATCTACCGCTTCGCCATGTCCAGCGTGCCGGTCGCATGGAGGGCCTCGATCATAGGCGGGATCGCCGCGGCCTTCCTCTGCCTGGGCGCCTCCTGGGCCAGCGCCATCTATGTGGAGCAGATCGCCTCCCTAGGCGCCACCTACGGCTCGGTGGCCGCCGTGGTGGTGTTCCTGATCTGGCTGTCGTGGAACGTGAACGCGGTCTTCCTGGGCGGCGCGCTCGCCACCGAGATCGAGATCCTGCTGCTGGAACGCCGCCCGGCCAGACGCCTTCTCACCGATCAGCGGAAGCCCTAG
- a CDS encoding substrate-binding domain-containing protein, with protein MKPFAYIAAAALALSACGQKTESDAAKAGPSASGRDQVWAAGSSTVFPFATRVAENVARTGGGKAAKVESLGTGGGFKLFCSGTGAGYPDVANASRPIKKSEFEQCVASGVTDIVEIKIGFDGIVIANAKTGPTYNFKIDQIYRGLAAETPAGAGFAKNAAKTWKDVDAALPAQAILVYGPPPTSGTRDAFAELALEKGARKNPALEALRSSDEDAFKAKAHTIRGDGAWVDAGENDNAIVQTLTKTPNALGVFGYSFLENNMDTVKAATIDGVAPTFETISNGTYPVSRSLYIYVKKANIGVIPGLREYMNAFVSDAATGKGGYLQQRGLIPLGAEAHAAQKAAVAALTPMAAPTK; from the coding sequence ATGAAGCCGTTCGCCTATATCGCCGCCGCCGCCCTCGCCCTCTCCGCCTGCGGCCAGAAGACCGAGAGCGACGCCGCCAAGGCCGGCCCTAGCGCCAGCGGGCGTGACCAGGTCTGGGCCGCGGGCTCCTCAACTGTCTTCCCCTTCGCGACGCGCGTGGCCGAGAACGTGGCCAGGACCGGCGGCGGCAAGGCCGCCAAGGTCGAGTCGCTCGGCACCGGCGGCGGCTTCAAGCTGTTCTGCAGCGGCACGGGCGCGGGCTATCCCGACGTGGCCAACGCCTCGCGCCCGATCAAGAAGTCCGAGTTCGAGCAGTGCGTCGCCAGCGGCGTCACCGACATCGTCGAGATCAAGATCGGCTTCGACGGCATCGTCATCGCCAACGCCAAGACCGGCCCGACCTACAATTTCAAGATCGACCAGATCTATCGCGGCCTGGCCGCCGAGACGCCGGCCGGCGCCGGCTTCGCCAAGAACGCCGCCAAGACCTGGAAGGACGTCGACGCCGCCCTGCCCGCCCAGGCCATCCTGGTCTATGGCCCGCCGCCGACCTCCGGCACCCGCGACGCCTTCGCCGAACTCGCGCTGGAGAAGGGCGCGCGCAAGAACCCGGCGCTGGAGGCCCTGCGGTCGTCGGACGAGGACGCCTTCAAGGCCAAGGCCCACACCATCCGCGGCGACGGCGCCTGGGTCGACGCCGGCGAGAACGACAACGCCATCGTCCAGACCCTCACCAAGACGCCCAATGCCCTTGGGGTGTTCGGCTACTCGTTCCTCGAGAACAACATGGACACGGTGAAGGCCGCCACGATCGACGGCGTCGCCCCCACCTTCGAGACCATTTCGAACGGGACCTATCCGGTGTCGCGGTCGCTCTACATCTATGTGAAAAAGGCCAACATCGGCGTCATTCCGGGCCTGCGCGAATATATGAACGCCTTCGTTTCGGACGCGGCCACCGGCAAGGGCGGTTACCTGCAGCAGCGCGGTCTCATCCCGCTGGGCGCCGAGGCGCACGCCGCCCAGAAGGCCGCCGTGGCCGCCCTGACGCCGATGGCGGCTCCCACGAAGTAG
- a CDS encoding CaiB/BaiF CoA-transferase family protein yields MRQGPLSGLKVVEFAGIGPGPFCGMLLSDLGADVVRIDRKGPGRSSPADITARGRRSVALDLKNPAAIETCLKLMEGADAVFEGFRPGVMERLGLGPDVAMARNPKLVYGRMTGWGQFGPYANAAGHDMNYIAITGALHAIGTKEKPIPPLNLVGDFGGGALYLAFGLLAGVIHARASGQGQVIDCAMSDGAASLMAMFYGFKASGMWKEERRANLLDGGAHFYDTYQCSDGKWISIGSIEPQFYALLLEKTGIDDPEFAKQMDRGSWDGLREKLAHVIAQKTQDEWSEIMGGTDVCFAPVLDLDDAPKHPHNVARQTFVQVEGVTQPAPAPRFSATPGAIQGPPPGIGAHDREALSDWGFSGADIDTLKAAGALAG; encoded by the coding sequence ATGCGCCAGGGACCACTGAGCGGCCTGAAGGTCGTCGAATTCGCCGGGATCGGACCCGGGCCGTTCTGCGGCATGCTGCTGTCGGACCTGGGCGCGGACGTGGTGCGGATCGACCGCAAGGGTCCTGGCCGTTCGTCGCCGGCCGACATCACCGCCCGCGGACGGCGCTCGGTGGCGCTCGACCTCAAGAATCCCGCCGCCATCGAGACCTGCCTGAAGCTGATGGAGGGCGCCGACGCGGTCTTCGAAGGCTTCCGTCCCGGGGTGATGGAACGGCTGGGCCTCGGCCCCGACGTGGCCATGGCGCGCAATCCGAAGCTGGTCTATGGGCGGATGACCGGCTGGGGCCAGTTTGGGCCCTACGCCAACGCCGCCGGCCACGACATGAACTACATCGCCATCACCGGCGCCCTGCACGCGATCGGGACCAAGGAAAAGCCAATCCCACCCTTGAACCTTGTGGGCGACTTCGGGGGCGGAGCGCTCTACCTGGCCTTCGGCCTTTTGGCCGGGGTGATCCATGCGCGGGCGAGCGGCCAGGGCCAGGTGATCGACTGCGCCATGAGCGACGGCGCGGCTTCGCTGATGGCCATGTTCTACGGCTTCAAGGCCAGCGGAATGTGGAAGGAGGAGCGCCGCGCCAACCTCCTCGACGGCGGAGCTCACTTCTACGACACCTACCAGTGCTCGGACGGCAAGTGGATCTCGATCGGCTCCATCGAGCCGCAGTTCTACGCCCTGTTGCTGGAGAAGACCGGGATCGACGATCCGGAGTTCGCCAAGCAAATGGATCGCGGGAGCTGGGACGGCCTGCGCGAGAAACTCGCGCACGTCATCGCCCAGAAAACCCAGGATGAATGGTCCGAGATCATGGGGGGCACCGACGTCTGCTTCGCCCCGGTGCTCGATCTCGACGATGCGCCGAAGCACCCCCATAACGTGGCGCGCCAGACCTTCGTCCAGGTCGAGGGCGTCACCCAGCCCGCGCCCGCGCCCCGATTCTCGGCGACGCCCGGCGCCATCCAGGGTCCGCCCCCCGGCATCGGCGCCCATGACCGCGAGGCCTTGAGCGACTGGGGATTCTCCGGCGCCGATATCGACACCCTCAAGGCCGCGGGCGCCTTGGCGGGGTAG
- a CDS encoding SDR family NAD(P)-dependent oxidoreductase, which yields MEQVLAGRVAVITGASGGLGAHFARLLAKNGAAVALTARRLDMVEALAGEISGDGGRAMALRLDVADAQSIGPAFDEIETALGPISILVNNAGVGGEGLALDLSVEEWDQTFDVNVRGVFFAAQQAAKRMLASGVAEAGTARIVNIASIASHTVLPGLSAYNASKSAVAMLTRSLAREWSRRGIAVNAIAPGYIETDINADWWATQGGQKQLKGFPRRRLMEATDLDASLLMLCGPAARAIAGTVITIDDGQSLPGGG from the coding sequence ATGGAACAGGTATTGGCGGGTCGAGTCGCGGTGATCACCGGCGCGTCGGGCGGGCTCGGCGCCCATTTCGCCCGCCTGCTGGCGAAGAACGGCGCGGCGGTGGCCCTGACGGCGCGGCGGCTGGACATGGTCGAGGCCCTGGCGGGAGAGATCTCGGGCGATGGCGGTCGCGCCATGGCGCTGCGGCTGGACGTCGCCGACGCCCAGTCCATCGGTCCCGCCTTCGACGAGATCGAGACGGCCCTGGGTCCGATCTCGATCCTGGTCAACAACGCGGGCGTGGGCGGGGAGGGACTGGCGCTCGACCTCTCGGTCGAGGAGTGGGACCAGACCTTCGACGTCAATGTGCGCGGGGTGTTCTTCGCCGCCCAACAGGCGGCCAAGCGCATGCTGGCCTCGGGCGTGGCCGAGGCTGGAACGGCGCGGATCGTCAATATCGCCTCGATCGCCAGCCACACCGTGCTGCCGGGACTCTCGGCCTACAACGCCTCCAAGTCGGCCGTCGCCATGCTGACGCGCAGCCTGGCCCGGGAGTGGTCGCGGCGCGGGATCGCGGTCAACGCCATCGCGCCCGGCTATATCGAGACCGACATCAACGCCGACTGGTGGGCGACCCAGGGCGGCCAGAAGCAGCTTAAGGGCTTTCCGCGTAGGCGGCTGATGGAGGCGACCGATCTCGACGCCTCGCTGCTGATGCTCTGCGGACCGGCGGCCCGGGCCATCGCCGGGACGGTGATCACCATCGACGACGGCCAGTCCCTCCCTGGCGGCGGCTGA
- a CDS encoding diguanylate cyclase domain-containing protein yields MAASVQARVLIVARDDALAGPLAEGLDRLGWRTVTARGPYAALAALGDLNIEAAIIDLASGGHEALTMARRLKAACAPRRLPVVAIGDPEPELESYDFDLTLAAPIHPAQAVLRLETLVRTAVAEEEFELRRASFADRGGWLDLPEPDANPFQVLAIGEPAPQFLALSNALARSGAEVVGAFTAYTAFDYLHERSFDAVVLWAGDNSQEALSIAAGMRRNTRLYHTPALLYMRQESYVTMSEAYHRGVSDVASPETPETETAKRVIELARSYRRQTAVRKALEKARTSGLMDAATGLFTRDLFAHHLGRLAQASRLRNRPLSVCVLKVAEKQDVSAARAGGWLDRAIPQIGSMIGRLVRVEDTAARLSPEVFALALPATPQASARAAGERIAAVIGCTAFEAGDGKPPFVIEFDIGVAEVGGAEGAGKALEEAAARAHQQAV; encoded by the coding sequence ATGGCCGCAAGCGTCCAGGCGCGGGTCCTGATTGTCGCGCGCGATGACGCCCTGGCGGGACCGCTCGCCGAGGGCCTCGATCGGCTGGGCTGGCGCACGGTCACGGCGCGGGGGCCCTATGCGGCGCTCGCGGCGCTTGGCGATCTGAACATCGAAGCCGCCATCATCGACCTCGCCAGCGGCGGCCATGAGGCCCTGACCATGGCCCGCCGGCTCAAGGCGGCCTGCGCCCCGCGTCGGCTTCCCGTCGTGGCCATCGGCGACCCGGAGCCCGAGCTCGAGAGCTATGACTTCGACCTGACCCTGGCCGCGCCCATCCACCCGGCCCAGGCCGTGCTCCGTCTGGAGACCCTGGTTCGCACCGCCGTCGCGGAGGAGGAGTTCGAGCTGCGCCGCGCCAGTTTCGCCGATCGCGGCGGCTGGCTGGACCTGCCCGAGCCCGACGCCAACCCGTTCCAGGTCCTGGCCATCGGCGAGCCGGCCCCGCAATTCCTGGCGCTCTCCAACGCCCTCGCCCGTTCGGGCGCCGAGGTGGTGGGGGCCTTCACCGCCTACACCGCCTTCGACTACCTGCACGAACGCTCGTTCGACGCCGTGGTGCTGTGGGCGGGAGACAACAGCCAGGAGGCGCTCTCCATCGCCGCCGGCATGCGCCGCAACACCCGCCTCTATCACACGCCCGCCCTGCTCTACATGCGCCAGGAGAGCTATGTGACCATGTCGGAGGCCTATCATCGCGGCGTCTCCGACGTGGCCTCGCCGGAGACGCCGGAGACGGAGACCGCGAAACGGGTGATCGAGCTGGCCCGCAGCTATCGTCGCCAGACCGCCGTCCGCAAGGCGCTGGAGAAGGCGCGCACGTCCGGCCTGATGGACGCCGCCACCGGGCTCTTCACGCGCGATCTCTTCGCCCACCATCTGGGCCGGCTCGCCCAGGCCTCGCGCCTGCGCAACCGGCCGCTATCGGTCTGCGTCCTGAAGGTGGCTGAGAAGCAGGACGTCAGCGCCGCGCGCGCCGGCGGCTGGCTCGACCGCGCCATCCCACAGATCGGGTCGATGATCGGCCGGCTGGTGCGCGTGGAAGACACCGCCGCGCGGTTGAGCCCGGAGGTCTTCGCGCTGGCCCTGCCCGCCACGCCCCAGGCCTCGGCCCGGGCGGCCGGCGAGCGGATCGCCGCGGTGATCGGCTGCACGGCCTTCGAGGCCGGCGACGGCAAGCCGCCCTTCGTCATCGAGTTCGATATCGGCGTGGCCGAGGTCGGCGGCGCCGAGGGCGCCGGCAAGGCGCTGGAAGAGGCCGCAGCTCGCGCGCATCAGCAGGCGGTATGA
- a CDS encoding CcdC protein domain-containing protein, which translates to MMGGDGAQGAWTYLVPLIAIVVIVLHGVRTRVLRIEHMWITPALILLAVVLTFAVQPPPRLPVLVAEAFVLGMGAGMGWWRGRTTEIRIDPATHALTCKASPLGMALIAGVFLLRFSFRDYALEHAGQLRVTPVEIADVFLLFAASLVCTQRLEMWIRARRLVAAATTDA; encoded by the coding sequence ATGATGGGAGGGGACGGCGCCCAGGGCGCCTGGACCTATCTGGTTCCGCTCATCGCCATCGTGGTCATCGTCCTGCACGGGGTGCGGACCCGGGTCCTGCGCATCGAACACATGTGGATCACCCCGGCCCTGATCCTCCTCGCGGTCGTCCTGACCTTCGCCGTCCAGCCCCCGCCGCGGCTTCCGGTCCTGGTCGCCGAGGCCTTCGTCCTGGGCATGGGCGCGGGGATGGGCTGGTGGCGCGGCCGGACCACGGAGATCAGGATCGATCCCGCGACCCATGCGCTCACCTGCAAGGCCTCGCCCCTGGGCATGGCCCTGATCGCCGGGGTCTTCCTGCTGCGCTTCTCGTTCCGCGACTACGCCCTGGAACACGCCGGGCAGCTGCGCGTCACACCTGTGGAGATCGCCGACGTCTTCCTGCTGTTCGCCGCCAGCCTGGTCTGCACGCAGCGCCTGGAGATGTGGATCCGGGCGCGCCGGCTGGTCGCGGCCGCGACGACCGACGCCTGA